Proteins co-encoded in one Astyanax mexicanus isolate ESR-SI-001 chromosome 1, AstMex3_surface, whole genome shotgun sequence genomic window:
- the LOC107197779 gene encoding bifunctional protein GlmU, with the protein MDSVCSSLRVLALRLGPGQELLSSLLAFVEEQKLKAPFIITCVGSLTKATLRLANATANNTNEVIHLQERFEIVSLVGTLNREAHLHICLADKDGKTIGGHVLGDLEVFTTAEVVIGEATGLHFTREMDSRTGFPELVIQKRSEQI; encoded by the exons ATG GACAGTGTGTGTTCATCTCTGCGTGTGCTTGCCTTGCGACTGGGCCCGGGGCAGGAGCTGCTGTCCAGTCTCCTGGCTTTTGTGGAGGAGCAGAAGCTAAAAGCGCCGTTCATCATCACTTGTGTGGGAAGTCTCACCAAGGCAACACTGCGGTTGGCCAATGCCACAGCCAATAACACCAATGAG gtgattcATCTACAGGAACGGTTTGAGATTGTATCTCTGGTGGGCACACTGAACAGAGAAGCTCATTTGCATATCTGTCTGGCTGATAAAGACGGCAAAACCATTGGGGGTCACGTGCTGGGTGACCTAGAAGTGTTTACCACAGCAGAAGTGGTCATAGGAGAGGCCACTGGCCTCCACTTCACCAGAGAAATGGACAGCAGGACCGGCTTCCCGGAGCTGGTCATTCAAAAGCGGTCAGAGCAGATTTAG